The stretch of DNA CAGGGCATCGTCGCGTCCAGGTACCCGGCCTGCTCCAGCTCCGCGTAGCGGTCGGTGTGCAGCGCCAGCCCCACCCCGCGGTCCTGCAGCCGCCCCTCGGCCCGCTCGAACACCACCACCTCGGTGGCACCCGTCCGCGCTGCGGCGAGCGCGGCCGAACACCCCGCGATGCTCCCGCCCACCACGGCGACCCGTCCTCCACGCACGTCCGACCCCTCTCGATGCCCTTCACCCCCGCGGCCTGCCCGCGCGCACCGATTATGACCGGAAACCGCACCTCGTTAGGTCGGCTGACGGCACGTCGGCCCACGCGTACGGTGGAACGCGATGACACCCACCGACGATCACGCCGACGACCGCACCACCGACCGCACGCCATCCCGGGCCACGTCCCGGACCCGCCTCAACGCCCTCGGCGCCGAGCTGCACGCGATCCACCGCGGCCTGCGCGCCGAGCTCACCCGGCTGCGCACCGAAGTCGCCGCCCACCTGGCCGGCCACGGCCCCCGCCCGCGCGAGCTCCGGGCCCACTGCCTGGCCTTCTGCGCCGCCCTCACCACCCACCACACCGGCGAGGACGCCGGCGCCTTCCCGGCCCTGGCCGCCGCCCACCCCGAGCTCCGCCCGGTGATCGCCAAGCTGACCGAGGACCACGGCCTGATCGCCGGGATCCTGCGCTCGCTCGACCAGCTGCTCACCGGCCTCCCGGACCATCCGACCCCGGCCGAGGCCACCCGGATCCAGGGCGAACTCGACGGCCTGGCCGCGATCCTCGAATCCCACTTCGG from Kitasatospora sp. MMS16-BH015 encodes:
- a CDS encoding hemerythrin domain-containing protein, with the translated sequence MTPTDDHADDRTTDRTPSRATSRTRLNALGAELHAIHRGLRAELTRLRTEVAAHLAGHGPRPRELRAHCLAFCAALTTHHTGEDAGAFPALAAAHPELRPVIAKLTEDHGLIAGILRSLDQLLTGLPDHPTPAEATRIQGELDGLAAILESHFGFEERRITAALDALPASAGTPVTLLGAPPG